In the Clostridium beijerinckii genome, one interval contains:
- a CDS encoding SdpI family protein, protein MKKDNILWITTIICFLPLILSFGVYDKLPEVVPIHFNYAGVPNNYVPKAVGAFGMPVLMAIINIFIHFKLNNDPKKMNSPSALKYLGKWSAPIISVVLVPVTLFIALGYKIPIQIITSVVVGVIIVAVGNYLPKCKQNYTVGIRLPWTLNSEMNWNKTHHMAGYLWIFGGICMIILGCIQMKSALLTLIILLVVVAIPCYYSYWLYKNWV, encoded by the coding sequence ATGAAAAAAGATAATATTTTATGGATTACAACTATTATTTGTTTTTTGCCATTGATTCTTTCATTTGGAGTATATGATAAATTACCTGAAGTAGTGCCTATTCATTTTAATTATGCAGGTGTTCCAAATAATTATGTGCCAAAAGCAGTTGGAGCGTTTGGAATGCCGGTTTTAATGGCAATAATTAATATTTTTATACACTTTAAGCTTAATAACGATCCAAAGAAAATGAATTCACCATCTGCATTGAAGTATTTAGGAAAGTGGTCTGCTCCAATTATTTCAGTCGTATTAGTACCAGTAACCTTATTTATTGCACTTGGATATAAAATTCCTATTCAAATTATTACATCAGTAGTCGTAGGAGTTATTATCGTAGCGGTTGGAAACTACTTACCAAAATGCAAGCAAAACTATACTGTTGGTATTAGATTACCATGGACATTAAATAGTGAAATGAATTGGAATAAAACTCATCATATGGCAGGATATCTTTGGATATTTGGCGGTATTTGCATGATAATCTTAGGCTGTATACAGATGAAAAGTGCTTTATTAACTTTAATTATTTTATTAGTAGTTGTAGCAATTCCATGTTATTATTCATATTGGTTATATAAAAATTGGGTATAA
- a CDS encoding autorepressor SdpR family transcription factor: MEFPETFKALSDPVRREILVMLKSGKKSAGEISKEFDMTGATISYHISQLKKAGLVLETKYKNFIYYEINVSVFEEVMLWFSQFRGNEDEKR, translated from the coding sequence TTGGAGTTTCCAGAAACTTTTAAAGCATTGTCAGATCCGGTTCGGCGAGAAATTTTAGTAATGCTGAAAAGTGGTAAAAAATCAGCTGGGGAAATTTCAAAGGAATTTGATATGACAGGTGCAACAATTTCATATCATATATCTCAATTAAAAAAAGCAGGTTTGGTTTTAGAGACAAAATACAAAAATTTTATATATTACGAAATCAATGTATCGGTATTTGAAGAAGTAATGCTTTGGTTTTCGCAATTTAGGGGGAATGAAGATGAAAAAAGATAA
- a CDS encoding DUF4179 domain-containing protein: MKNNIYSLLNEANIDLDEYKKEDFNDIEKESLKKNIRKSIRKSRKQNVGRKVIAAAAIIAVLVGMSFGNTGAYAISKINLFSESISSFLGIERNLEDYNTVVNKSVIDNGVTVKLNEVVLDDNELLISTDISSDRILKEYESWDSEMTLYINNKKVKLTGAGGGMEKIDDNTTQAVIGYDLGSIKDMDLSGDLNIKIVYSKMMVNYTDDINGTWKFEFKTNGDRLKIDTKTVKLGYGFNIENGDKYILEKYTDNALGQKIYGKIINNSIERGTYAILLKGYDDLGNKVLFDLTKGTKDEFLLKYENVLVGNMSEKASKLILTPYAVKMPEEGGEEPKFDEYKKVGDEFTINIK, translated from the coding sequence ATGAAGAATAACATATATAGTCTGCTTAATGAAGCAAACATCGATTTAGATGAATACAAAAAAGAAGATTTTAATGATATTGAAAAGGAATCACTTAAAAAGAATATTAGGAAATCTATAAGAAAGAGTAGAAAACAAAATGTTGGAAGAAAAGTAATAGCTGCAGCTGCAATAATAGCAGTACTAGTTGGTATGTCTTTTGGAAATACAGGAGCTTACGCCATATCAAAAATAAATTTATTCAGCGAAAGTATTTCAAGTTTCTTAGGAATAGAGAGGAATTTAGAAGATTATAATACAGTAGTCAACAAATCTGTTATAGACAATGGAGTAACAGTTAAATTAAATGAGGTAGTGTTAGATGATAATGAACTGCTTATATCTACTGATATAAGCTCAGATAGAATTTTAAAAGAATACGAATCTTGGGATAGTGAAATGACTCTTTATATAAATAATAAGAAAGTTAAACTTACAGGAGCAGGCGGTGGTATGGAAAAAATAGATGATAATACTACACAAGCAGTAATTGGGTATGATTTAGGTTCAATAAAAGACATGGATTTAAGTGGAGATTTAAATATAAAGATTGTATACTCCAAAATGATGGTAAATTATACTGATGATATAAATGGAACTTGGAAGTTTGAATTTAAAACTAATGGAGATAGGCTGAAAATTGATACTAAAACTGTAAAGCTTGGTTATGGATTTAATATTGAGAATGGAGATAAATATATATTAGAAAAGTATACAGATAATGCTTTAGGACAAAAAATATATGGTAAAATAATTAATAATTCAATCGAGAGAGGAACATACGCTATTTTATTAAAAGGATATGATGATTTAGGTAATAAAGTACTATTTGACTTAACAAAGGGAACAAAAGATGAGTTTTTACTAAAATACGAAAATGTATTAGTTGGAAATATGAGTGAAAAGGCAAGTAAATTAATTCTGACACCTTATGCAGTAAAAATGCCAGAAGAAGGTGGTGAGGAACCTAAATTTGATGAATATAAAAAAGTTGGAGATGAATTTACAATAAATATTAAATAA
- a CDS encoding sigma-70 family RNA polymerase sigma factor: MKVNEDNYIKELRNRNEKALDYVIDNYGWIIKSIVGKHLYGINSVQEECINDILLGIWNNINSFDESKNEFKNWVAGICKFKCTDYKRKYLKDLQHENIDDLNISEDGVESKNLENELSNEVESLLGCLKEKDRNLLYKLYVDEMNINEISNEYGMKKEVIYNRLSRAKKKIKDIFNIDNRRGVKHEE; encoded by the coding sequence ATGAAAGTGAATGAAGATAATTATATTAAGGAATTGAGAAATAGGAATGAAAAAGCCTTAGATTATGTTATTGATAATTATGGTTGGATTATAAAATCTATTGTAGGAAAGCATCTATATGGGATCAATAGTGTTCAAGAAGAATGTATAAATGATATTCTTTTAGGGATTTGGAACAACATAAATAGCTTTGATGAAAGTAAAAATGAATTTAAAAATTGGGTGGCTGGTATATGTAAGTTTAAATGCACTGATTACAAACGAAAATATTTAAAAGACTTACAACATGAAAATATAGATGATTTAAATATCAGTGAAGATGGGGTTGAGTCAAAGAATTTAGAAAATGAATTAAGTAATGAAGTAGAATCGCTGCTTGGATGTTTAAAAGAGAAGGATAGAAATTTGCTTTATAAGCTATATGTTGATGAGATGAACATTAATGAAATAAGCAACGAATATGGAATGAAAAAAGAAGTTATATACAATAGATTATCTAGGGCGAAAAAGAAAATAAAAGATATTTTTAATATTGATAATAGAAGAGGTGTTAAGCATGAAGAATAA
- a CDS encoding ABC transporter permease: MIDYLLKYPDKLLKAFVGHIEIVLITLVISIILAALLTILVAYSKIASKLLVNIFAMIYSIPSLALFAILVPITGLGKVTAIIVLVLYNQYILLRNTIDGLNNVDASIVEAATGMGMSKSQILFQIKLPLVTKPIFAGIHLAVVSTIGIATIAASINAGGIGSVLLDGLRTVNTAKILWGTLMSAGLAIVVNAILNVIEKKIT, encoded by the coding sequence ATGATTGACTATTTATTAAAATATCCTGATAAATTATTAAAAGCCTTTGTAGGACATATAGAAATTGTATTAATTACTTTAGTGATTTCTATAATATTAGCAGCATTATTAACGATATTAGTAGCTTATTCAAAAATAGCATCTAAATTGTTGGTTAATATATTTGCTATGATATATTCAATTCCTAGTTTAGCATTATTTGCGATTTTAGTGCCAATAACAGGGCTTGGCAAAGTTACTGCAATTATAGTTTTAGTACTTTATAATCAGTACATATTACTAAGAAACACAATAGATGGGCTTAATAATGTGGATGCTTCCATTGTAGAAGCAGCGACTGGAATGGGAATGAGCAAAAGCCAAATATTATTTCAAATCAAGTTACCTTTAGTTACTAAGCCAATCTTTGCAGGAATCCATCTTGCAGTAGTATCTACAATAGGTATTGCTACAATTGCAGCCTCTATTAATGCTGGTGGGATTGGAAGCGTCTTATTAGACGGACTTAGAACAGTAAATACAGCTAAGATACTATGGGGAACCTTAATGTCAGCAGGCTTAGCTATAGTAGTAAATGCAATACTTAATGTGATTGAGAAAAAGATTACTTAA
- a CDS encoding ABC transporter ATP-binding protein — protein sequence MSIAIEFKNVYKQFKGAAYSAVDNVSLKIEHGEFITILGSSGCGKTTLLKMINRLYDPHKGSIEFFGEDISSKDPVEFRRKIGYVIQQVGLFPHMTIAGNIATVPKILKWPKEKIEARVDELLELVGLEPKEFRNRYPAQLSGGQQQRVGLARALAVNPDVMLLDEPFGAIDAINRINLQDELLKIYNTSKKTYLFVTHDINEAFKLGSKVLIMDKGKIQQFDTPRNIAKNPANDFVKSLIKAHEGK from the coding sequence ATGAGTATAGCAATAGAGTTTAAGAATGTTTATAAACAATTTAAAGGAGCAGCATATAGCGCAGTTGATAATGTAAGTCTAAAAATTGAACATGGAGAATTCATTACAATTTTAGGATCTTCAGGGTGTGGAAAGACAACACTCCTTAAGATGATTAATCGATTGTATGATCCACATAAAGGAAGTATTGAATTTTTTGGTGAGGATATTAGTAGTAAAGATCCAGTAGAGTTTAGAAGAAAAATAGGTTATGTAATTCAACAGGTTGGGCTGTTTCCACATATGACCATAGCAGGTAATATAGCAACTGTTCCAAAGATACTTAAGTGGCCTAAGGAAAAAATAGAAGCTAGAGTAGACGAATTACTTGAACTTGTTGGGCTTGAGCCAAAGGAGTTTAGAAATAGATATCCAGCCCAATTATCTGGTGGACAGCAGCAACGTGTAGGACTTGCCAGGGCTTTAGCAGTTAACCCTGATGTAATGCTGCTTGATGAACCTTTTGGTGCTATTGATGCAATAAATAGAATAAATCTTCAAGATGAGTTATTAAAGATTTATAATACTTCAAAGAAAACATATCTGTTTGTAACTCATGATATTAATGAAGCATTTAAACTTGGAAGTAAAGTGTTAATAATGGATAAAGGAAAGATACAGCAATTTGATACACCAAGAAATATCGCAAAAAATCCAGCAAATGATTTTGTAAAATCACTAATTAAGGCACATGAAGGTAAATAA
- a CDS encoding glycine betaine ABC transporter substrate-binding protein — translation MNKNIKRIIGTLLITVTLGGLVACGNSKSSSGDKNTIRIGSKDFTENSIVGEVYALALEDKGYKVERVPNIASSVIHTSLVNDEIDLYPEYTGTGLLAILKKDLITDPKQVYDTVKSEYEKQFNLEWLDYSPANDGQGLVIRTDVANKLGIKTISDLQKHAGEIRFASQGEFDKREDGIPGLEKVYGKFDFKSTKVYDNGLKYEVLANNEADLAPASTTEGQLVKPEFTLLEDDKHVWPPYNLAPVIKKSVLDAHPDIADILNKVSASLDTKKITKLNAEVDVDKKEYEEVAKEYYDSIK, via the coding sequence ATGAATAAAAATATTAAAAGAATCATAGGAACGTTATTAATTACAGTTACACTTGGAGGGCTTGTTGCTTGCGGAAATAGCAAAAGTTCAAGTGGAGATAAAAATACAATTCGTATAGGGTCAAAGGACTTTACAGAAAATTCAATAGTAGGTGAAGTTTATGCATTAGCTCTTGAAGACAAAGGTTATAAAGTAGAAAGAGTACCTAATATAGCAAGCTCAGTTATTCATACATCGCTTGTAAATGATGAAATTGATTTATATCCAGAATATACTGGCACTGGATTATTGGCGATTTTAAAGAAGGATTTAATTACAGATCCAAAGCAAGTTTATGACACAGTTAAATCTGAATATGAAAAGCAATTTAATTTAGAATGGCTTGACTATTCGCCTGCAAATGATGGACAAGGGTTAGTAATTCGTACAGATGTAGCAAATAAACTTGGAATCAAAACTATTTCTGATTTACAAAAACATGCAGGTGAAATCAGATTTGCATCACAAGGTGAATTTGATAAAAGAGAAGATGGTATTCCAGGATTAGAGAAGGTCTATGGAAAGTTTGATTTTAAATCTACAAAGGTATATGACAATGGTTTAAAGTATGAAGTATTAGCGAATAATGAAGCAGATCTAGCACCAGCATCTACAACAGAAGGCCAATTAGTAAAACCTGAATTTACCTTATTAGAAGATGATAAACACGTATGGCCTCCATATAATTTAGCACCAGTAATTAAAAAATCAGTATTAGATGCTCATCCGGATATTGCTGATATTTTAAATAAAGTTAGTGCAAGCTTAGATACTAAAAAGATAACAAAATTAAACGCAGAAGTTGATGTAGATAAAAAAGAATACGAAGAAGTAGCTAAGGAGTATTACGATTCTATTAAATAA
- a CDS encoding ABC transporter permease — protein sequence MWQNIIDYFQKDMNNYLQAIGQHLEISLLSLFVAAIVGIPFGILSTKNKVWYRWVTTWFNTLRIIPSLAVLIIFIPIVGTGVKPALIALALLGIPPILLNTALAFNTIPEFMIETSMAMGMSKAQSFWKVKVPLAAPLILTGIKTAMVEIIASATLAAYIGGGGVGNIIFTGLGLNRADLLLIGGVTVAILSMLANVIMLGLEKYLLRYKYINSNI from the coding sequence ATGTGGCAAAATATTATAGATTATTTTCAAAAGGACATGAATAATTATTTGCAGGCAATAGGGCAACACTTAGAAATAAGTTTACTATCCTTATTTGTAGCAGCGATTGTTGGGATTCCCTTTGGAATATTATCTACTAAAAATAAAGTTTGGTATAGATGGGTGACGACCTGGTTTAATACTCTTAGAATTATTCCGAGCTTAGCTGTTCTTATAATATTTATTCCTATTGTAGGAACAGGTGTTAAACCAGCACTTATTGCATTAGCGTTACTTGGAATACCACCAATATTATTAAATACAGCACTTGCCTTTAACACAATTCCTGAATTCATGATAGAAACTTCAATGGCAATGGGAATGTCAAAAGCGCAGAGTTTTTGGAAGGTAAAGGTGCCATTAGCTGCACCTCTTATACTAACAGGAATTAAAACTGCAATGGTTGAGATTATTGCTAGTGCTACCCTTGCTGCTTATATTGGTGGAGGGGGAGTTGGGAACATTATTTTCACTGGATTAGGACTTAATAGAGCAGATTTACTTCTAATAGGTGGTGTTACTGTAGCAATTCTTTCAATGCTTGCAAATGTAATTATGTTAGGTTTGGAAAAATATCTGCTTAGATATAAGTATATTAATTCGAATATATAG
- a CDS encoding O-acetylhomoserine aminocarboxypropyltransferase/cysteine synthase family protein, which yields MSYEAYKNNQLGFTTRQLHAGYNPAEHYRSKAVPIYQTAAFELGDFERCIRLFDYSEEGHSYVRFSNPTNTVLERRLASLEGGIEAIALGSGMAAISNTFLNIAKSGDEIVAVNTLYGGSRTLLNNILPDYGIVGRFVDDENDIESYRKVITEKTKAIYIESLGNPGMNIIDIEAVANLAHEHGIPLIVDNTFATPYLLRPFEYGADIVCYSATKYLAGHGTTIVGAVVEKGGFNWLNGKFPQFEKFYDEYKDTIGKDILDKTMFTKRLRIRYLTDLGAHLSPTSAFYLLQGIETLSLRMREHAANAQKVAEFLEGHPKVLSVAYPGLKSNKYHELAKKYFPKGPGAIMSIRLKGGIEAARKVLEEVKVFDYMVNVGDAKSLIVHSATSTHFGQSKEEREKAGVYDDTLRLSIGIEEAEDLIADLKHALDSIDE from the coding sequence ATGAGTTACGAAGCATATAAAAATAATCAGTTAGGTTTTACTACAAGACAATTACATGCAGGTTATAATCCAGCAGAACATTATAGATCAAAAGCAGTTCCAATTTACCAAACAGCAGCTTTTGAACTTGGGGATTTTGAGAGATGTATTAGATTATTTGATTATTCTGAAGAAGGTCATTCTTACGTAAGATTTTCAAATCCAACTAATACGGTACTTGAAAGAAGATTAGCATCACTTGAGGGAGGAATAGAAGCAATTGCATTAGGTTCAGGAATGGCAGCAATATCTAATACTTTTTTGAATATCGCAAAATCAGGGGATGAAATAGTAGCTGTTAATACTTTATATGGAGGAAGTAGAACCTTATTAAATAACATTTTACCTGATTATGGAATTGTTGGGAGGTTTGTAGATGATGAAAATGATATAGAATCATACAGAAAAGTAATTACAGAAAAGACAAAGGCAATTTATATTGAAAGCCTTGGCAATCCTGGTATGAATATAATCGATATTGAAGCTGTGGCTAATCTAGCTCATGAACATGGAATACCATTAATTGTTGATAATACTTTTGCAACACCGTATTTATTACGACCATTTGAATATGGAGCGGATATTGTTTGCTATTCTGCAACCAAATATCTTGCAGGTCATGGGACAACAATTGTAGGAGCTGTAGTTGAAAAAGGTGGTTTTAATTGGTTGAATGGGAAATTCCCTCAGTTTGAAAAATTTTATGATGAATACAAAGATACGATAGGAAAAGATATTTTAGATAAAACAATGTTTACTAAGAGACTTAGAATCAGATACTTAACTGATTTAGGTGCACACTTAAGCCCAACTAGTGCGTTTTATTTATTGCAAGGAATTGAAACTTTATCTTTAAGAATGAGAGAACATGCAGCTAATGCGCAAAAGGTGGCTGAATTCCTTGAAGGTCATCCGAAAGTTCTTTCAGTGGCATACCCAGGACTTAAAAGTAATAAGTATCATGAGTTAGCTAAAAAATATTTTCCTAAGGGTCCAGGCGCAATAATGTCTATAAGATTAAAAGGTGGAATAGAGGCAGCAAGAAAAGTCCTTGAAGAAGTTAAAGTATTTGATTACATGGTAAATGTGGGAGATGCAAAATCACTTATTGTACATTCAGCAACATCAACTCATTTTGGACAATCTAAAGAAGAAAGAGAAAAAGCGGGAGTATATGATGATACTTTAAGATTATCAATAGGTATTGAAGAGGCAGAGGATTTAATAGCAGATCTTAAGCATGCGCTTGATTCAATAGATGAATAG
- a CDS encoding 4Fe-4S binding protein yields MDLQNFIKKFQIPEVAYPFINKIFTKKEIEFVDKMDKDTFTKKDIEKIIDENSEAFIKNSYRRGIISLVDEETSTYKIANFYSRLDIFSISEQEVYRSIPKADQLSMDAWYFKAYYDGLDPDFSVRPTEDEILPLNKVLEFIDTQDRPVYLNYCDCRSLRGECGKPTKTCITYRNGINTFAHRGLSEEIDKERAKEIVKNADKKGLMHTVNSNGICNCCGDCCYLFRSQAKRNSSGFWPKTNQIIEFNSHNCIKCGACIKRCHFDVFTKVDGIIKTDISKCVGCGICSNSCPTKALKLQERK; encoded by the coding sequence ATGGATTTACAAAATTTTATTAAAAAGTTCCAGATACCTGAAGTAGCTTATCCGTTCATCAACAAGATATTTACTAAAAAAGAAATTGAATTTGTAGATAAGATGGACAAGGATACATTTACTAAGAAGGACATAGAGAAAATTATAGATGAAAATTCAGAGGCGTTTATAAAAAATAGCTATAGAAGAGGTATTATTTCACTTGTAGATGAAGAGACATCTACATATAAAATAGCAAATTTTTATAGTAGATTAGATATTTTTTCAATATCTGAGCAAGAGGTTTATAGAAGCATTCCAAAGGCAGATCAACTTTCTATGGATGCCTGGTATTTTAAAGCTTATTATGATGGGTTAGACCCTGATTTTAGTGTAAGGCCTACAGAGGATGAAATTTTACCACTTAACAAGGTGTTAGAATTCATTGACACTCAGGATAGACCTGTTTATCTAAATTACTGCGATTGTAGAAGCCTTAGAGGAGAATGTGGAAAACCAACTAAAACCTGTATTACGTATAGAAATGGAATTAATACATTTGCACATAGAGGTTTATCAGAAGAAATAGATAAAGAAAGAGCAAAAGAAATAGTAAAAAATGCTGATAAGAAAGGTCTTATGCATACAGTTAATTCAAATGGTATATGTAATTGCTGTGGAGACTGCTGTTATTTATTTAGAAGCCAGGCAAAAAGAAATAGCAGTGGATTTTGGCCAAAAACAAATCAAATCATTGAATTTAATTCACATAACTGCATTAAGTGTGGTGCTTGTATAAAAAGATGCCATTTTGATGTATTTACTAAGGTTGATGGAATCATAAAAACAGATATTTCAAAATGCGTAGGTTGTGGAATTTGTTCAAATTCGTGTCCTACAAAGGCACTTAAGTTACAGGAAAGAAAATAA
- a CDS encoding NADAR family protein: MENKNGNLLMAPLWLMYPEIPNGSIGWRMGYGEGYAIDFYLWFNKLEEDEKKKYKEMFPEPKRWEREDNIYEYNNYWTYTWQKDGKPEYDLNNLISDYKDGKNLEYIYFWGHHPKKDGGITKSCFSQWWKSRFNIGHTEYLFMEQYMMAEKARFFGDKEIEEKIMNSYDPKEIKSFGRKVRGFDEEIWNRAKYSIIINGNYNKFMQNERLKTFLLSTGDKILVEASPYDNVWGIQMSEEDVNIKNPELWRGENLLGFALMEVRNEIKRVCKNSNMIDWVSLNNRYS, translated from the coding sequence ATGGAAAATAAAAATGGAAATCTATTAATGGCTCCACTATGGCTAATGTATCCTGAAATTCCAAATGGAAGCATTGGATGGAGAATGGGATATGGTGAAGGATATGCTATAGATTTTTACTTATGGTTTAATAAATTAGAAGAGGATGAGAAGAAAAAGTATAAAGAAATGTTTCCAGAGCCTAAAAGATGGGAAAGAGAAGATAATATTTATGAATACAATAATTATTGGACATACACTTGGCAAAAAGATGGCAAGCCTGAATATGATTTAAATAACCTTATTTCAGATTATAAAGATGGAAAGAACTTGGAATATATTTATTTCTGGGGGCATCATCCTAAAAAAGATGGCGGGATTACAAAGTCTTGCTTTAGCCAGTGGTGGAAGAGCAGGTTCAATATTGGACATACTGAATATTTATTTATGGAACAATATATGATGGCAGAAAAAGCTAGATTTTTTGGAGACAAAGAAATAGAAGAAAAAATTATGAATAGTTATGATCCTAAGGAAATAAAGAGCTTTGGACGTAAAGTAAGAGGTTTTGATGAAGAAATTTGGAATAGAGCTAAATATTCAATTATCATAAATGGAAATTATAATAAGTTCATGCAAAATGAAAGATTAAAAACATTTCTTCTTTCCACAGGGGATAAAATATTAGTAGAGGCAAGTCCATATGATAATGTATGGGGAATACAGATGTCTGAGGAGGATGTTAATATCAAAAATCCAGAATTATGGCGCGGGGAAAATTTACTCGGATTTGCGTTAATGGAAGTTAGAAATGAAATAAAAAGAGTATGTAAAAATAGCAATATGATTGATTGGGTTTCGTTGAATAATAGATATAGTTAA
- a CDS encoding damage-control phosphatase ARMT1 family protein: protein MKIHDKCLPCMVNQVIKVANITGVNNKEELLKEVFTYLSKMYFEATTPEIIGEIFGMIKEHTNNQDPYKETRNYYNTLFSKLLPEFERKIEQAENSFQLAVRYAIVGNIIDFNPIHNTLLEDIFDYFEKMEQLELAIDDSKELAEDILNSKTLLYLGDNCGEICMDKILLKKIKELNPNVKIFFGVRGKPVVNDSIAEDAYAVGIDEYAEVIDNGDGSLGTVLKKTSHEFKEAYKKADVVIAKGQANYECLSEEKKNIYFLLMTKCDVIANDIGAPEKKMICMKNKF from the coding sequence ATGAAAATACATGATAAATGCTTGCCGTGTATGGTCAACCAAGTTATTAAAGTAGCAAATATTACAGGGGTTAACAATAAGGAAGAGTTATTAAAGGAAGTTTTTACATATCTCAGTAAAATGTATTTTGAGGCAACTACACCAGAAATTATTGGAGAAATTTTTGGCATGATAAAAGAACATACTAATAATCAAGATCCATATAAAGAAACTAGAAATTACTATAATACATTATTTTCAAAACTGTTACCTGAATTTGAAAGGAAGATTGAGCAAGCTGAAAATTCGTTTCAATTAGCAGTAAGGTATGCCATTGTTGGTAATATCATAGATTTTAATCCTATTCACAATACATTATTAGAGGATATATTTGATTATTTTGAAAAAATGGAACAGTTAGAACTTGCAATAGATGATTCTAAAGAGCTAGCGGAAGATATTTTAAATTCAAAAACATTATTATACTTAGGTGATAATTGTGGAGAAATATGTATGGACAAGATTCTTTTGAAAAAAATAAAGGAACTAAATCCTAATGTTAAAATATTCTTTGGAGTACGAGGTAAACCTGTTGTAAATGACTCTATAGCTGAAGACGCATATGCTGTAGGAATTGATGAATATGCAGAGGTTATTGATAATGGAGATGGTTCTCTTGGGACTGTTTTAAAAAAGACAAGTCATGAGTTTAAAGAAGCCTATAAAAAGGCGGATGTAGTAATTGCTAAAGGGCAAGCTAACTATGAATGTTTGAGTGAAGAAAAGAAAAATATCTATTTTCTGTTAATGACTAAATGTGATGTGATTGCAAATGATATTGGTGCTCCGGAAAAGAAAATGATTTGTATGAAAAACAAATTTTAA